In the genome of Leptospirales bacterium, one region contains:
- a CDS encoding restriction endonuclease subunit S, giving the protein MKEWMETKLGAAPLQIIDGDRGRHYPKQDEFTASGHCLFLSARNVTSTGFDFAETQFISAARDNLLRKGRLERTDTVLTTRGTVGNVAFFNGAVPFDRMRINSGMVILRPEPAQLSPEFNYYLFVSLKRAFADFASGSAQPQLPIRDLSEIPILLPPLPEQKAIASVLSSLDDKIDLLHRQNKTLEAMAETLFRQWFVEEADDSVVPLGEFAENIRDGVRAENLDAFEHYVGLEHIPRKRLYLDEWGTPEGLGSNKSVFRKGDILFGKLRPYFHKVVVAPIAGVCSTDVLVIRAKAEHFALFCLLWFFSKEVVDFSDAGSGGTRMPRTSWEMLASYEVPKPDYQRLAEFNETVRPILEKMTSSVRQIRTLVQLRDTLLPKLMSGEVRVAV; this is encoded by the coding sequence ATGAAAGAGTGGATGGAAACCAAGCTTGGTGCAGCACCGCTCCAGATCATTGATGGAGACAGAGGCAGGCACTATCCGAAGCAGGATGAATTTACCGCTTCGGGCCACTGTCTATTCTTGAGTGCAAGGAACGTGACGTCCACTGGTTTCGACTTCGCTGAAACACAATTCATTTCGGCTGCAAGAGACAATCTACTTCGGAAGGGAAGGTTGGAGCGCACAGACACCGTTCTCACGACAAGAGGCACTGTCGGGAATGTCGCTTTCTTCAACGGTGCCGTTCCATTTGATCGAATGCGGATAAACTCTGGAATGGTCATACTCCGCCCTGAACCCGCCCAGCTTTCGCCTGAATTCAACTACTATCTGTTCGTTTCATTGAAGAGGGCTTTTGCCGACTTTGCTTCGGGGAGTGCCCAACCACAGCTTCCGATTCGAGACCTGTCTGAGATCCCCATCCTCCTCCCGCCCCTCCCCGAACAAAAAGCCATCGCCTCAGTTCTCTCCAGCCTCGACGACAAGATCGACCTGCTGCACCGGCAGAACAAGACCCTGGAAGCCATGGCCGAGACGCTCTTTCGGCAGTGGTTTGTGGAGGAGGCGGATGACTCGGTGGTTCCCCTGGGCGAGTTCGCAGAGAATATTCGGGATGGGGTGAGAGCCGAAAACCTCGATGCCTTCGAGCACTATGTGGGCCTTGAACATATCCCTCGGAAGAGGCTCTACTTGGATGAATGGGGTACGCCGGAGGGACTCGGAAGCAACAAGTCCGTTTTTCGGAAAGGGGACATCCTTTTTGGGAAGCTTCGTCCCTACTTTCACAAGGTTGTTGTCGCACCTATTGCGGGCGTTTGTTCTACTGACGTTCTCGTTATTCGAGCCAAAGCAGAGCACTTCGCCCTGTTCTGCCTTCTTTGGTTTTTCAGCAAAGAGGTAGTGGACTTCTCAGATGCCGGGTCTGGCGGCACTCGGATGCCCCGGACCAGTTGGGAAATGCTCGCAAGCTACGAAGTCCCCAAGCCGGACTACCAAAGGCTCGCAGAGTTCAATGAAACTGTGCGGCCCATCTTGGAGAAGATGACTTCCAGCGTCCGACAGATTCGGACGCTGGTTCAGCTTCGTGACACCCTGCTCCCCAAACTCATGTCCGGCGAGGTCCGAGTCGCCGTATGA
- a CDS encoding restriction endonuclease subunit S, translating to MKDWREMPLGEVVTLKRGHDLPAKDRKPGNIPIFSSSGISGYHDEPILPGPGVITGRYGTIGDVFLSRGPYWPLNTTLYVIEFNGNDEVFIYYFLKQVEWEKFNDKSAVPGVNRNDVHREEVLLPPLPEQKSIASVLSSLDDKIDLLHRQNKTLESMAETLFRQWFVEEADEGWEQKRLGDFFSVRTGKQNANFSTEDGPYPFFTCSQTTLRAPDYSFEGSAILLAGNGDFNIKRYSGKFEVYQRTYVLIPYEVMWYDFLYVYMKYYLDEITGGHRGSVINFITKGMIEEQPVPVPADALEPKLEYFRTLFTKVDANTHQIETLEGLRDTLLPKLMSGEVRVSATANLEKPTER from the coding sequence GTGAAGGATTGGCGAGAGATGCCGCTGGGGGAGGTGGTAACGCTGAAGCGGGGCCACGACCTGCCTGCTAAGGATCGGAAGCCCGGCAACATTCCCATTTTTTCTTCATCCGGCATATCTGGCTACCACGATGAGCCAATCCTGCCAGGTCCCGGTGTCATCACTGGACGATATGGTACCATAGGCGATGTCTTTCTGTCCCGTGGGCCTTACTGGCCGTTGAATACTACTCTGTATGTGATCGAGTTCAACGGAAATGACGAGGTGTTCATATACTACTTCTTGAAGCAGGTAGAATGGGAGAAGTTCAATGACAAGAGCGCCGTTCCCGGCGTGAATCGCAATGATGTCCACAGGGAGGAAGTCCTCCTCCCACCCCTCCCCGAACAAAAATCCATCGCCTCCGTCCTCTCCAGCCTCGACGACAAGATCGACCTGCTGCACCGCCAGAACAAGACCCTGGAATCCATGGCCGAGACCCTCTTTCGCCAGTGGTTTGTGGAGGAGGCGGATGAGGGATGGGAGCAAAAGAGGCTCGGAGACTTCTTCTCCGTGAGGACAGGCAAGCAGAATGCGAACTTCTCGACCGAGGATGGCCCGTACCCATTCTTCACATGCTCGCAGACGACCTTACGTGCCCCGGACTACAGTTTCGAGGGCAGCGCCATCCTCTTGGCTGGCAATGGGGATTTCAACATCAAACGCTATTCTGGGAAGTTCGAAGTCTATCAACGCACCTATGTGCTGATCCCTTACGAGGTCATGTGGTACGACTTTCTGTATGTGTACATGAAGTACTACCTTGATGAGATCACAGGCGGACACCGGGGCTCGGTGATCAACTTCATCACGAAAGGCATGATCGAGGAACAACCCGTTCCCGTCCCCGCAGATGCGCTTGAGCCCAAGCTGGAGTACTTCAGAACCCTGTTCACCAAGGTTGATGCCAATACGCACCAGATCGAGACCCTCGAAGGACTGCGTGACACGCTGCTTCCAAAGCTCATGTCCGGTGAAGTCCGGGTCAGCGCCACGGCCAACCTGGAGAAACCTACGGAAAGATGA
- a CDS encoding DUF86 domain-containing protein, whose amino-acid sequence MRDPAERLRDILEAIAAIERHLVRGKADFERDELLQSWFVRHLQIIGEAARALPIEVRSRAPEIEWPRIIGMRNVLVHGYFQIDAEIVWEAVTRDLPELKAQVESLLQVLEGERR is encoded by the coding sequence GTGAGGGACCCGGCCGAGCGCCTGCGCGATATTCTGGAGGCGATTGCTGCGATTGAGCGTCATCTTGTGCGCGGAAAAGCCGATTTCGAGCGCGACGAGCTTCTACAATCGTGGTTTGTGCGCCACCTGCAAATCATCGGCGAAGCCGCACGTGCCCTGCCCATAGAAGTGCGCTCGCGGGCGCCTGAAATCGAATGGCCCCGGATCATTGGAATGCGGAATGTGCTTGTCCACGGCTACTTTCAGATCGATGCGGAGATCGTCTGGGAGGCTGTGACGCGCGACCTTCCGGAGCTGAAAGCGCAGGTAGAGTCCTTGCTGCAGGTTCTGGAGGGTGAGAGACGATGA
- a CDS encoding nucleotidyltransferase family protein, translating to MHRHQILEICARYGAHRVRVFGSQARADADEQSDIDFLVEMEPGRSLFDLGGIQYELEALLGRSVDVVTERGLKPRFRERVQREAVPL from the coding sequence GTGCACAGACACCAGATTCTGGAGATTTGTGCCAGATACGGGGCGCACCGGGTCCGAGTATTCGGTTCCCAGGCCCGCGCGGACGCCGATGAGCAAAGCGACATCGATTTCCTCGTGGAGATGGAGCCCGGACGCAGCCTCTTTGATCTCGGCGGAATCCAGTACGAATTGGAGGCACTCCTCGGCCGATCCGTAGACGTCGTGACCGAGCGCGGACTGAAGCCCAGGTTCCGGGAGCGCGTCCAGCGGGAGGCCGTGCCGCTGTGA
- a CDS encoding DUF86 domain-containing protein — MDNHSRKLLFDVVEAGRSIRTWQAQRNFADYQSDRLLRRATEREFEIIGEALARLAKHAPDVADQIPEVTRIVAFRNRIIHGYDAIDDATVWGVAQDHLPALLAVVEKLLGDGWTDRI, encoded by the coding sequence ATGGATAACCACTCGAGGAAGCTCCTGTTCGACGTGGTAGAGGCCGGACGGAGCATCCGCACCTGGCAGGCCCAACGCAACTTCGCTGACTACCAGAGCGATCGGCTGCTGCGTCGCGCCACCGAACGGGAGTTTGAAATCATCGGCGAAGCGCTTGCGCGATTGGCAAAGCATGCGCCGGACGTGGCCGATCAGATTCCCGAAGTCACTCGCATCGTGGCTTTTCGAAATCGTATCATTCACGGCTATGACGCCATCGACGATGCAACTGTTTGGGGCGTCGCACAGGATCACCTGCCCGCGCTTCTCGCTGTGGTGGAAAAGCTGCTGGGCGATGGATGGACGGACAGGATATGA
- a CDS encoding nucleotidyltransferase domain-containing protein, protein MGEVVSPIEQNREALAGLCRRYGVNRLYVFGSAVREELTASSDLDFLVEMSDRSPTGEYADRYLGLADDLERLFGRRVDLLTDQAMRNPYLRREVEDTRVLVYG, encoded by the coding sequence GTGGGTGAGGTGGTAAGTCCAATCGAACAGAATCGTGAAGCCCTGGCGGGGCTGTGCCGACGCTACGGCGTCAATCGTCTGTACGTCTTTGGATCAGCAGTGCGGGAGGAGCTTACCGCCAGCAGCGACCTGGATTTCCTGGTGGAAATGTCGGACCGCAGTCCCACCGGTGAATACGCGGATCGCTATTTGGGACTCGCTGATGATTTGGAGCGCCTCTTCGGCAGGCGGGTGGACCTGTTGACAGATCAGGCCATGCGCAACCCCTACTTGCGCCGCGAAGTTGAGGATACGCGCGTCCTGGTGTATGGATAA
- a CDS encoding type I restriction-modification system subunit M: MARSKKKDSVVTAEPIEKQLWKTADKLRKNIDAAEYKHVVLGLIFLRYISDAFEDLHDRLKSGKGNYSGADPEDKDEYKAENVFFVPEKARWSFLVAEAKKPNIGTTVDAAMDLIEKDNPSLKDVLPKVYARGNLDPANLGGLIDEIGKIAMRDARARSADILGHVFEYFLGEFALAEGKKGGQFYTPRSVVELLTAMLEPHKGRVFDPCCGSGGMFVQSEKFVESHQGKVNDISIYGQESNHTTWRLAKMNLAIRGIDSSQVRWNNEGSFLNDAHKDLKADYVIANPPFNDSDWSGAQLRKDGRWKHGVPPEGNANYAWIQHFLFHLAPTGVAGFVLAKGSLTSKTSGEGDIRKALVEARLVDCIVNLPAKLFLNTQIPACLWFLDRGKANDSKSKRSEEILFIDARNLGHLINRRTKQFADEDIQKIAEAYHNWRNSSKKYKDEPGFCCVAKLERVQELDYVLTPGRYVGLPEEDDDFDFAERFASLKAEFEGQLKEEAVLNQAILENLGKVRVGKEG, from the coding sequence ATGGCCAGAAGTAAGAAGAAAGACTCCGTCGTTACCGCGGAACCCATCGAAAAGCAGCTCTGGAAGACAGCCGATAAGCTGCGCAAGAACATTGACGCGGCAGAGTACAAACATGTGGTCCTCGGTCTGATCTTTTTGCGCTATATTTCGGACGCATTCGAAGATCTGCACGATCGCCTGAAGTCCGGCAAAGGCAATTACTCCGGCGCCGATCCGGAGGACAAAGATGAATACAAAGCCGAGAACGTATTCTTCGTCCCGGAGAAAGCTCGCTGGTCGTTTCTTGTAGCCGAAGCAAAGAAACCGAACATCGGGACCACGGTCGATGCGGCCATGGACTTGATTGAGAAGGACAATCCTTCTCTAAAAGATGTGTTACCTAAAGTTTACGCTCGTGGCAATCTCGATCCTGCCAACCTTGGCGGACTGATCGACGAGATCGGCAAGATCGCCATGCGCGATGCCAGAGCCCGCAGCGCGGACATACTCGGGCATGTCTTCGAATACTTTCTTGGCGAGTTTGCTCTGGCAGAGGGCAAGAAGGGCGGACAGTTCTATACCCCGAGGTCAGTAGTCGAACTTCTGACGGCCATGCTCGAACCGCACAAGGGCCGTGTCTTCGATCCATGTTGCGGCTCGGGCGGGATGTTCGTCCAGTCGGAGAAGTTCGTCGAGAGCCATCAGGGCAAGGTGAACGACATCTCCATCTACGGACAGGAGAGCAATCATACCACGTGGCGACTGGCCAAAATGAACCTGGCGATTCGGGGTATCGATAGCTCGCAGGTGAGGTGGAACAACGAGGGCTCTTTCTTGAACGATGCCCACAAGGACCTGAAGGCTGACTATGTCATTGCCAATCCTCCGTTCAACGATTCGGACTGGTCAGGCGCCCAGCTCCGCAAGGATGGCCGCTGGAAGCACGGTGTGCCTCCGGAGGGCAATGCCAATTACGCATGGATCCAGCACTTCCTGTTCCATCTGGCCCCGACCGGGGTCGCCGGATTCGTGCTGGCGAAAGGCTCATTGACCTCCAAGACGTCGGGCGAGGGCGACATTCGCAAGGCGCTGGTAGAAGCCCGGCTGGTGGATTGCATCGTCAACCTCCCGGCCAAACTCTTTCTCAACACGCAGATACCGGCCTGTCTGTGGTTCCTCGACCGTGGGAAGGCCAACGATTCTAAGTCCAAGAGGTCGGAGGAGATTCTGTTCATCGATGCCCGCAATCTGGGCCATCTCATCAACCGGCGCACCAAGCAGTTTGCGGATGAAGACATCCAGAAAATCGCCGAGGCGTATCACAACTGGCGGAACTCGTCCAAGAAATACAAAGACGAGCCGGGGTTCTGCTGCGTAGCGAAGCTGGAGCGAGTGCAGGAGTTGGACTATGTGCTGACGCCAGGGCGTTATGTGGGGCTGCCCGAGGAGGACGACGATTTCGATTTTGCGGAGCGTTTTGCCAGCCTGAAGGCGGAGTTTGAAGGGCAGCTCAAGGAAGAGGCTGTGCTTAATCAGGCGATTCTGGAGAATCTGGGAAAGGTGCGGGTCGGGAAGGAAGGTTGA
- a CDS encoding transposase, translated as MRKSINEAEDGDGEEQPSEKSVVSSFLRRKRGRRPIPESIPREEIILDLPDSEKTCACGQTLSYIGDDVSEELELIPQKIMVHRYIQRKYACKSCEGLGDESRPAVRTALRHRLLPGTIAGEGLLAYILTSKFCDALPFYRQEKMFDRIGIDLTRGTMCSWAIRVAEELAIVSEILWDEIRSGSSLGADETTLQVICEAGRKADQKSYMWVLRGGRADRPVILFEYRSSRRLLGACTPALCHPEQWAGQLPTPGNYGRDSPFTLSMANWRSTTI; from the coding sequence ATGCGCAAGTCCATCAATGAAGCAGAAGACGGCGACGGCGAAGAGCAGCCTTCCGAAAAATCCGTGGTGTCTTCCTTTCTGCGTCGGAAGCGCGGCCGGCGGCCAATACCGGAGAGTATTCCGCGCGAGGAAATCATTCTCGACTTGCCGGATTCCGAAAAAACCTGCGCCTGTGGACAGACCTTGAGTTACATCGGCGACGATGTATCCGAAGAGCTGGAACTCATTCCGCAGAAAATCATGGTCCATCGCTACATCCAGCGAAAATACGCCTGCAAGAGCTGTGAAGGGCTGGGCGATGAAAGTCGGCCTGCGGTGCGCACGGCCTTGCGTCATCGCCTTTTGCCTGGCACGATCGCCGGCGAGGGCCTTCTGGCTTATATACTTACCTCAAAATTCTGTGATGCGCTGCCCTTCTATCGCCAGGAAAAGATGTTCGATCGCATCGGCATCGACCTGACGCGCGGCACAATGTGCAGCTGGGCGATCAGAGTTGCTGAGGAGCTTGCGATTGTAAGCGAAATTCTATGGGATGAAATTCGCTCTGGTTCCAGCCTGGGCGCAGATGAAACGACTCTGCAGGTAATTTGCGAAGCGGGTCGTAAAGCAGACCAGAAATCATATATGTGGGTGTTGCGCGGCGGCCGGGCTGATCGTCCTGTGATACTGTTCGAATACAGATCTTCGCGCCGCCTGCTGGGCGCATGTACGCCGGCGCTTTGCCATCCGGAACAATGGGCAGGGCAATTGCCTACGCCTGGAAACTATGGCCGCGACTCACCGTTTACGTTGAGCATGGCGAACTGGAGATCGACAACAATCTGA
- a CDS encoding transposase: protein MGRAIAYAWKLWPRLTVYVEHGELEIDNNLTENAIRPFVVGRKNWLFSCVPAGARASALLYSIIETAKANGHEPFSYLRHLFLHFPDNRNNIEAVRDLMPCRLSPAAVHAAFKSR from the coding sequence ATGGGCAGGGCAATTGCCTACGCCTGGAAACTATGGCCGCGACTCACCGTTTACGTTGAGCATGGCGAACTGGAGATCGACAACAATCTGACCGAAAACGCAATCCGCCCTTTTGTCGTCGGTCGCAAGAACTGGCTGTTTTCCTGCGTTCCTGCAGGCGCGAGGGCCAGCGCACTCCTCTACTCAATCATTGAGACGGCTAAAGCAAACGGTCACGAACCATTTTCCTACCTGAGGCATCTGTTCTTGCACTTTCCAGACAATCGAAACAACATCGAGGCTGTCCGGGATCTGATGCCCTGCAGGCTCTCGCCGGCTGCCGTGCACGCGGCGTTCAAGTCGCGGTGA
- a CDS encoding transposase, translating to MTRYKHYDRTQCRMVAVDSDRQILPGSFESVLDRLIDRRFRLSGLDARYRNDETGAPAFDPRTLHKIILYAYSRGLYSSRAIEEARRTNVAFMALSGCIACLL from the coding sequence ATGACCCGCTACAAACACTATGATCGCACACAATGTCGCATGGTCGCGGTTGATTCCGACAGACAGATTCTGCCAGGCAGTTTCGAGTCTGTGCTGGATCGGCTCATTGATCGGCGCTTTCGCCTTAGCGGTCTCGATGCACGCTACCGGAACGACGAAACCGGCGCTCCAGCATTCGACCCGCGTACTTTGCATAAGATCATTCTGTATGCATATTCGCGCGGCCTGTATTCCTCGCGGGCGATTGAAGAGGCGCGCCGCACAAATGTAGCCTTCATGGCGCTCTCCGGCTGCATAGCGTGCCTGCTGTGA
- a CDS encoding HigA family addiction module antidote protein: protein MKTLKNVHPGRILNEEFLEPLGITAYQLAKSTGMPQTRISSIVKGARSVTADTALRLSQFFGNSAQFWLGLQTDFDLEEEQKRLKKDLAKIPNYREVAPA from the coding sequence ATGAAAACGCTAAAGAACGTTCACCCGGGAAGAATTCTCAACGAGGAGTTCCTCGAGCCTCTCGGTATCACCGCGTATCAACTGGCAAAATCGACTGGCATGCCTCAAACGCGGATTAGTAGCATTGTCAAGGGCGCTCGTTCGGTAACAGCCGACACAGCTTTGAGATTATCTCAATTCTTTGGTAACTCGGCCCAATTCTGGCTGGGACTCCAAACGGACTTTGACCTGGAAGAAGAGCAGAAACGCCTCAAGAAGGATCTCGCGAAGATACCTAACTATAGAGAAGTCGCTCCCGCATAG
- a CDS encoding type II toxin-antitoxin system RelE/ParE family toxin, whose amino-acid sequence MIRSFKSKQTELIWNGEFSKKFPPDMQQKARDKLRMLNNSQTIADLRIPPSNRLESLQGDRKGQYSIRINDQWRVCFSYQNGHVYDVEIVDYH is encoded by the coding sequence GTGATCAGGTCTTTCAAGTCTAAGCAGACTGAACTGATCTGGAACGGAGAATTCTCAAAGAAATTTCCGCCCGACATGCAGCAGAAGGCGAGGGATAAGCTGAGGATGTTAAACAACTCGCAAACGATTGCCGATTTGAGAATTCCGCCATCAAATCGTTTGGAATCACTGCAGGGTGATCGGAAAGGACAGTACAGCATCAGGATCAACGATCAGTGGAGAGTCTGCTTCTCGTACCAGAATGGCCATGTGTACGATGTCGAAATAGTTGACTATCATTAG